In Mycolicibacterium alvei, a single window of DNA contains:
- a CDS encoding anti-sigma-D factor RsdA produces the protein MPEFGRWSSNGGDPSLNEINRSEKFIEALSLEHQVYATDREEAELAVLLAGWRDDARRAPMSGIATPREAVKALDKSTGQGRVRFPMALVGSMAAAFLCLGGFGAAVYGSGPGDALYGVRGLVFGSAPLTRDVGVELASSELKQVQQLIDDGQWEEAQQKLQTITTTVATVGDEQRKQELVDQWQQLSVKVETRDPNATVPPDAPPVVLPEVTVTTTPSPTESTPGESPTSTPTTGPSTSPTEPSPGSETSTPSSSESPTTSPPTSTPPTTTQPTTPTPSSSAQPTTSASSPATPSTSPATQPSATHTSSAPTTSAAPVAEAPPATTATVAPSVEPTSVPSAPPARTTASAPAETGGGGGHESPSEGNSGEGPALPGIELPLLPGLGGGQR, from the coding sequence ATGCCTGAATTCGGCCGCTGGAGCTCAAACGGTGGTGATCCGTCCCTCAACGAGATCAACCGGTCCGAGAAGTTCATCGAGGCGCTGTCCCTCGAGCATCAGGTCTACGCGACCGACCGGGAGGAGGCCGAACTGGCCGTCCTGCTGGCCGGCTGGCGCGACGACGCCCGCCGCGCTCCGATGTCGGGTATCGCGACGCCACGTGAGGCCGTCAAGGCCCTCGACAAGTCGACCGGTCAGGGCCGGGTGCGGTTCCCGATGGCATTGGTCGGGTCGATGGCCGCCGCATTTCTGTGCCTTGGCGGGTTCGGCGCGGCCGTGTACGGATCCGGCCCGGGCGATGCCCTGTACGGCGTGCGCGGACTCGTCTTCGGGTCAGCGCCGTTGACGCGCGACGTGGGCGTCGAACTGGCGTCGAGTGAGCTGAAGCAGGTGCAGCAGCTGATCGACGACGGGCAATGGGAAGAGGCTCAGCAGAAGCTGCAGACCATCACCACCACCGTGGCCACCGTCGGCGACGAACAGCGCAAGCAGGAACTCGTCGACCAGTGGCAGCAGCTGTCGGTCAAGGTGGAGACCCGCGACCCGAATGCGACGGTGCCGCCCGACGCGCCGCCGGTGGTGTTGCCCGAGGTGACGGTGACGACGACCCCGTCCCCGACCGAAAGCACGCCGGGGGAGAGCCCGACGTCGACACCGACGACCGGGCCTTCGACCTCACCGACAGAGCCCAGCCCGGGTTCGGAGACGTCCACGCCGTCCTCGTCGGAGAGCCCGACGACGTCCCCACCGACGAGCACGCCGCCGACGACCACCCAGCCGACGACACCGACGCCGTCGAGCAGTGCTCAGCCGACGACGAGCGCGTCGTCCCCGGCGACACCGTCGACGTCACCCGCTACGCAGCCGTCGGCGACCCATACGTCGTCGGCTCCGACCACGTCGGCAGCGCCGGTGGCCGAAGCGCCTCCGGCGACCACCGCGACCGTCGCGCCGTCGGTGGAGCCGACATCGGTGCCGTCAGCACCGCCGGCGCGCACGACAGCGTCCGCCCCGGCGGAAACCGGCGGTGGCGGAGGTCACGAAAGCCCGTCGGAGGGGAACAGCGGAGAGGGTCCGGCGTTGCCGGGAATCGAACTGCCCCTGTTGCCGGGGCTAGGCGGCGGTCAGCGGTAG
- a CDS encoding sigma-70 family RNA polymerase sigma factor has product MTSSGDRLDIVVADAVAGDRNALSEVLAIIRPIVVRYVRARVGATERSGLSADDVAQEVCLAAITALPRYKDQGRPFLAFVYGIAAHKVADAHRAAARNRAEPTEVVPERLSLEAGPEQTALDTESSERMARLLSVLPEKQREILILRVVVGMSAEETAEAVGSTAGAVRVAQHRALARLKNEIMATGRDHA; this is encoded by the coding sequence ATGACAAGTTCGGGAGACCGTCTCGACATTGTCGTTGCTGACGCAGTGGCAGGTGATCGGAACGCGCTCTCGGAAGTGCTGGCGATCATTCGGCCGATCGTCGTTCGGTATGTCCGGGCGAGGGTGGGGGCGACCGAGCGCAGTGGTCTGTCAGCTGATGACGTTGCGCAGGAGGTGTGCTTGGCCGCCATAACGGCGCTGCCGCGCTACAAAGATCAGGGACGCCCGTTCCTGGCCTTTGTCTATGGCATCGCTGCGCACAAGGTTGCTGACGCGCATCGCGCGGCGGCCAGGAATCGTGCCGAGCCCACCGAGGTGGTGCCCGAGCGGCTCTCGCTTGAGGCCGGGCCCGAGCAGACCGCGCTCGACACCGAATCGTCTGAACGGATGGCCCGGTTGTTGTCCGTCCTGCCCGAGAAGCAGCGCGAGATTCTGATCCTGCGTGTCGTGGTCGGGATGAGTGCCGAGGAGACCGCCGAGGCCGTCGGGAGCACCGCCGGCGCCGTGCGTGTCGCACAGCACCGTGCACTGGCCCGGCTCAAGAACGAGATCATGGCGACGGGGCGGGATCATGCCTGA
- a CDS encoding WhiB family transcriptional regulator, giving the protein MPQPQQLPGPNADIWDWQMQGLCRGVDSSVFFHPDGERGRARAQREVRAKEMCRSCPVITQCRSHALAVGEPYGIWGGLSESERELLLKRGIRRSA; this is encoded by the coding sequence ATGCCGCAGCCACAGCAACTTCCCGGACCCAATGCGGATATCTGGGATTGGCAAATGCAGGGACTTTGCCGTGGAGTCGATTCGTCGGTGTTCTTCCATCCCGACGGCGAACGCGGGCGCGCCCGGGCCCAGCGCGAGGTGCGCGCCAAGGAGATGTGCCGCAGTTGCCCGGTGATCACCCAGTGCCGCTCGCACGCGTTGGCCGTGGGTGAGCCGTACGGCATCTGGGGCGGCTTGAGCGAGTCCGAGCGCGAACTTCTGCTCAAGCGCGGCATCCGCCGGAGCGCCTGA
- a CDS encoding DoxX family protein: MTLQLGMIAAVIVAITIAANGAMALADLVGAGFVLANSAEVGVPRTWVSTLGLLKGAGAVGLFVGLVAFPPLGVAAAIGLIAFFVGAVITHIRARVFYNIAFPAAFLVLAVLALGAFAAG; encoded by the coding sequence ATGACCCTACAACTCGGCATGATCGCAGCCGTGATCGTTGCGATCACCATCGCAGCCAATGGGGCGATGGCTCTCGCGGACCTGGTCGGGGCCGGCTTCGTCCTGGCGAACTCTGCAGAGGTCGGCGTCCCGCGGACCTGGGTATCGACGCTCGGGCTGCTCAAGGGTGCGGGCGCCGTCGGACTGTTCGTGGGTCTGGTGGCGTTCCCGCCGCTCGGCGTCGCCGCAGCGATCGGGCTGATCGCGTTCTTCGTCGGCGCGGTCATCACCCACATCCGCGCGCGGGTGTTCTACAACATTGCCTTTCCTGCCGCGTTCCTCGTACTCGCGGTACTCGCGCTGGGCGCCTTCGCGGCGGGCTGA
- a CDS encoding sigma-70 family RNA polymerase sigma factor: protein MNDLETLAARFEEDRHHLRGVAHRLLGSVHDADDAVQSAWLKVSTRGIADVANPTGWFTTVTAHECLDRLRERKRRAEVLGADEHLPTASTAMAPAADEEVAMAESVGRALLVVLDRLSPAQRVAFVLHDAFAVPFDDIAALLDRTPAATKKLASRARERVHGATVAARPTAEHLDIARTFLAASQQGNLDALLEILDPDVVRRVDPVLVDQHIPVELRGAHKFVEESKLFSAVARGGEVAMLDGAAGIVIAPAGRLKSLLRLDIRGGRIHVIDIIGDPDRLAAVDIALGN, encoded by the coding sequence GTGAACGACCTGGAGACCCTGGCCGCCCGATTCGAGGAAGACCGCCACCACCTGCGTGGGGTCGCCCATCGGCTACTCGGTTCGGTGCATGACGCCGACGATGCAGTCCAGTCCGCCTGGCTGAAGGTCAGCACGCGCGGTATCGCCGACGTGGCCAATCCGACCGGCTGGTTCACCACGGTGACCGCGCACGAATGCCTCGACCGACTGCGGGAGCGGAAACGACGTGCCGAGGTCCTCGGCGCCGACGAGCACCTTCCCACCGCCTCCACCGCCATGGCCCCCGCCGCCGACGAAGAGGTGGCGATGGCCGAGTCGGTGGGCCGCGCCCTGCTCGTAGTGCTCGACCGACTCTCCCCCGCCCAGCGCGTGGCGTTCGTTTTGCACGATGCCTTCGCCGTGCCCTTCGACGACATCGCCGCACTGCTCGACCGCACCCCGGCGGCCACGAAGAAACTGGCCAGCCGGGCCCGGGAGCGGGTGCACGGTGCCACCGTCGCGGCTCGCCCCACTGCCGAACACCTCGACATCGCGCGGACCTTCCTGGCCGCCTCCCAACAGGGCAACCTCGATGCGCTGCTGGAAATTCTCGACCCCGACGTGGTGCGCCGCGTCGACCCCGTGCTCGTCGACCAGCACATCCCCGTCGAACTGCGCGGTGCGCACAAGTTCGTCGAGGAGTCCAAGTTGTTCTCGGCGGTCGCCCGGGGCGGCGAGGTCGCGATGCTCGATGGCGCGGCAGGCATCGTCATCGCACCCGCAGGCCGGCTGAAATCCCTTCTGCGCCTCGATATCCGCGGAGGGAGGATTCACGTCATCGACATCATCGGCGATCCGGACCGGTTGGCCGCCGTCGATATAGCGTTGGGGAACTGA
- a CDS encoding nitroreductase family deazaflavin-dependent oxidoreductase translates to MADNWNDNIIAEFRANGGKVGGPFEGATLLLLHTTGAKSGKERVNPVMAFDLDGKLAVVGSYAGADVDPAWLHNLRAHPDAHIEIGTDAYDVRAREMSLAERDAAYPRIVEKAPGFGEYQTKTNRVIPVIELQRR, encoded by the coding sequence ATGGCAGACAACTGGAATGACAACATCATCGCCGAGTTCCGCGCCAACGGCGGCAAGGTTGGCGGGCCGTTCGAGGGTGCGACGCTACTTCTGCTGCACACGACCGGGGCCAAGAGCGGCAAGGAGCGCGTCAACCCGGTGATGGCATTCGATCTGGACGGAAAGCTCGCCGTCGTCGGTTCCTACGCGGGCGCCGACGTCGACCCCGCGTGGTTGCACAATCTGCGTGCGCATCCCGATGCCCATATCGAGATCGGCACCGACGCCTACGACGTGCGTGCGCGGGAGATGTCGCTGGCCGAGCGCGATGCCGCGTACCCACGGATCGTCGAGAAGGCACCGGGATTCGGGGAGTACCAGACCAAGACCAACCGGGTCATCCCGGTGATCGAGTTGCAACGGCGGTAG
- a CDS encoding TetR/AcrR family transcriptional regulator: protein MAQRRVEDGIAESTLHLLRSGGPRAVTVEAVAAHSGIAKTTIYRRHPNRRDMLASALSGLASPNALDPEAAAPDRLRWVIAQAIGTIEDGIGLGGLAALLTEDDPEFTTLFRRILVDQRAALATVVDTAKADGSMRADVDTVTLIDAMVGAYIAESARTGGVKEGWDERLFQLFWPIVRCG, encoded by the coding sequence ATGGCACAGCGACGCGTCGAGGACGGCATTGCCGAATCGACACTGCACCTGCTGCGGAGCGGCGGGCCGCGGGCGGTGACGGTCGAAGCGGTGGCCGCGCATTCGGGAATCGCCAAGACGACGATCTACCGACGGCATCCCAATCGACGGGACATGCTGGCCAGCGCACTGTCTGGCCTCGCCTCCCCGAACGCCTTGGATCCTGAGGCGGCAGCACCGGACCGGCTACGGTGGGTCATCGCCCAGGCCATCGGAACGATCGAGGACGGCATCGGCCTCGGTGGTCTGGCGGCCCTGCTCACCGAAGACGACCCCGAGTTCACCACGCTGTTTCGGCGAATCCTCGTCGATCAACGGGCGGCTCTGGCGACTGTGGTCGATACCGCCAAAGCCGATGGTTCGATGCGCGCGGATGTCGACACCGTCACGCTGATCGATGCAATGGTCGGTGCCTACATCGCCGAAAGCGCCCGGACCGGCGGCGTCAAGGAGGGCTGGGACGAGCGGTTGTTCCAGCTCTTCTGGCCCATTGTGCGGTGCGGTTGA